From a region of the Streptacidiphilus albus JL83 genome:
- a CDS encoding protein meaA produces MAERDRPWLMRTYAGHSSAAASNELYRRNLAKGQTGLSVAFDLPTQTGYDPDHVLAKGEVGRVGVPVSHLGDMRALFEGIPLERTNTSMTINATAMWLLAMYQVVAEEQGADIAKLTGTTQNDIVKEYLSRGTHVFPPGPSLRLTTDMIAYTVANIPKWNPINICSYHLQEAGATPVQELAYAMCTAIAVLDAVRDGGQVAPEQMGEVVARISFFVNAGVRFVEEMCKLRAFGRIWDTVTRERYGITDARQRRFRYGVQVNSLGLTEAQPENNVQRIVLEMLAVTLSKDARARAVQLPAWNEALGLPRPWDQQWSLRIQQVLAYESDLLEYGDLFDGSHVVEAKVAELVDGANAEIEKVLGMGGVVPAVESGYLKAALVGSHAERRARIESGADKVVGVNCFETTEPSPLTADLDTAIMQVDPDSERAVAEAFGRWREQRDEPAAQAALAELKRLAATPANLVPATLDCVRAGVTTGEWSFALREVFGEYRAPTGVGGAPVTGPIGGEGNEELRAVRAAVAATAEELGSGRLRLLVGKPGLDGHSNGAEQIAVRARDAGFEVVYQGIRLTPEQITSAAVAEDVHCVGLSILSGAHAELVPDVLRRLRRAGVEDVPVIVGGIIPLADEQALLAQGVAAVFTPKDFGITTIIGRIVDEIRLAHGLEAWKVTPAP; encoded by the coding sequence ATGGCTGAGCGCGACCGCCCCTGGCTGATGCGGACCTACGCCGGACACTCGTCCGCCGCCGCCTCGAACGAGCTCTACCGCAGGAACCTGGCGAAGGGTCAGACCGGCCTCTCGGTCGCCTTCGACCTGCCGACCCAGACCGGCTACGACCCGGACCACGTCCTGGCCAAGGGCGAGGTCGGCCGGGTCGGCGTGCCGGTGAGCCACCTCGGCGACATGCGGGCGCTGTTCGAGGGCATCCCGCTGGAACGCACCAACACCTCCATGACGATCAACGCCACCGCCATGTGGCTGCTGGCGATGTACCAGGTCGTCGCGGAGGAACAGGGCGCGGACATCGCCAAGCTCACCGGCACCACCCAGAACGACATCGTCAAGGAGTACCTGTCGCGCGGGACGCACGTCTTCCCGCCCGGACCCAGCCTGCGGCTGACCACCGACATGATCGCCTACACGGTGGCGAACATCCCCAAGTGGAACCCGATCAACATCTGCAGCTACCACCTCCAGGAGGCCGGGGCCACCCCGGTCCAGGAGCTGGCGTACGCGATGTGCACCGCCATCGCGGTGCTGGACGCGGTCCGCGACGGCGGGCAGGTCGCGCCGGAGCAGATGGGCGAGGTGGTCGCGCGGATCTCCTTCTTCGTCAACGCCGGCGTCCGCTTCGTCGAGGAGATGTGCAAGCTCCGCGCCTTCGGCCGGATCTGGGACACCGTCACCCGCGAGCGCTACGGCATCACCGACGCCCGGCAGCGCCGGTTCCGCTACGGGGTGCAGGTCAACTCCCTGGGGCTGACCGAGGCGCAGCCGGAGAACAACGTCCAGCGGATCGTGCTGGAGATGCTGGCGGTCACCCTGTCCAAGGACGCCCGCGCCCGCGCGGTGCAGCTCCCGGCCTGGAACGAGGCGCTGGGCCTGCCCCGGCCCTGGGACCAGCAGTGGTCGCTGCGGATCCAGCAGGTGCTGGCCTACGAGTCGGACCTGCTGGAGTACGGCGACCTCTTCGACGGCAGCCATGTGGTCGAGGCCAAGGTCGCCGAGCTGGTCGACGGCGCGAACGCGGAGATCGAGAAGGTGCTCGGCATGGGCGGGGTGGTGCCGGCCGTCGAGTCCGGCTACCTCAAGGCCGCGCTGGTCGGCTCGCACGCCGAGCGGCGGGCCCGGATCGAGTCCGGCGCGGACAAGGTCGTCGGCGTCAACTGCTTCGAGACCACCGAGCCCAGCCCGCTCACCGCCGACCTGGACACCGCGATCATGCAGGTCGACCCGGACTCGGAGCGGGCCGTCGCCGAGGCCTTCGGCCGCTGGCGCGAGCAGCGCGACGAGCCGGCCGCGCAGGCGGCACTGGCCGAGCTGAAGCGGCTGGCCGCGACCCCGGCCAACCTGGTGCCGGCCACCCTGGACTGCGTCCGGGCCGGGGTGACCACCGGCGAGTGGTCCTTCGCCCTGCGCGAGGTCTTCGGCGAGTACCGCGCCCCCACCGGCGTCGGCGGCGCACCGGTCACCGGCCCGATCGGCGGCGAGGGCAACGAGGAGCTGCGGGCGGTCCGCGCGGCCGTCGCCGCCACCGCCGAGGAGCTGGGCAGCGGCCGACTGCGGCTGCTGGTCGGCAAGCCCGGTCTGGACGGGCACTCCAACGGCGCCGAGCAGATCGCCGTCCGGGCCCGCGACGCCGGCTTCGAGGTGGTCTACCAGGGGATCAGGCTGACGCCGGAGCAGATCACCTCGGCGGCCGTCGCCGAGGACGTCCACTGCGTCGGTCTGTCGATCCTCTCCGGCGCCCACGCCGAACTGGTGCCGGACGTGCTGCGGCGGCTGCGCCGGGCCGGGGTGGAGGACGTGCCGGTGATCGTCGGCGGAATCA
- the ccrA gene encoding crotonyl-CoA carboxylase/reductase, producing the protein MKEILEAILSEDASPADYAALTVPESYRAVTLHRDEEQMFAGLDSRDKDPRKSLHLDEVPVPELGPGEALVAVMASSVNYNTVWSSIYEPVSTFGFLDRYGKLSPEAARHNLPYHVLGSDLAGVVLRTGPGVHAWKPGDEVVAHCLSVELESADGHNDTMLDPEQRIWGFETNFGGLAEVALVKSNQLMPKPAHLTWEEAASPGLVNSTAYRQLVSRNGAGMKQGDNVLIWGASGGLGSYATQYALAGGATPICVVSSDTKADICRAMGAEAIIDRSAEGYKFWKDEHNQDPREWKRLGGRIRELTGGEDVDIVFEHPGRETFGASVYVTRKGGTIVTCASTSGYMHQYDNRYLWMSLKRIVGSHFANYREAWEANRLIAKGKIHPTLSKTYTLAETGQAALDVHHNKHQGKVGVLCLAPQEGLGVRNAELRAKHLPAINRFRGE; encoded by the coding sequence ATGAAGGAAATCCTCGAAGCCATCCTCAGCGAGGACGCGAGCCCGGCCGACTACGCCGCGCTCACCGTCCCCGAGTCCTACCGGGCGGTCACGCTCCACCGGGACGAGGAGCAGATGTTCGCCGGCCTCGACAGCCGCGACAAGGACCCGCGCAAGTCGCTCCACCTGGACGAGGTCCCGGTCCCCGAACTCGGCCCGGGCGAGGCCCTGGTCGCGGTGATGGCCAGCTCGGTGAACTACAACACCGTGTGGAGCTCGATCTACGAGCCGGTCTCCACCTTCGGCTTCCTCGACCGCTACGGAAAGCTGTCGCCCGAGGCCGCCCGCCACAACCTGCCCTACCACGTCCTCGGTTCGGACCTCGCGGGCGTGGTGCTGCGCACCGGCCCCGGCGTCCACGCCTGGAAGCCGGGCGACGAGGTGGTCGCGCACTGCCTCAGCGTCGAGCTGGAGAGCGCCGACGGGCACAACGACACCATGCTCGACCCGGAGCAGCGGATCTGGGGCTTCGAGACCAACTTCGGCGGCCTGGCCGAGGTGGCGCTGGTCAAGTCCAACCAGCTGATGCCCAAGCCCGCCCATCTGACCTGGGAGGAGGCGGCCTCGCCGGGGCTGGTGAACTCCACCGCCTACCGGCAGCTGGTCTCCCGCAACGGCGCCGGGATGAAGCAAGGGGACAACGTGCTGATCTGGGGCGCCAGCGGCGGCCTGGGCTCGTACGCCACCCAGTACGCGCTGGCCGGCGGCGCCACCCCGATCTGCGTGGTCTCCAGCGACACCAAGGCCGACATCTGCCGGGCGATGGGCGCCGAGGCGATCATCGACCGCAGTGCCGAGGGCTACAAGTTCTGGAAGGACGAGCACAACCAGGACCCGCGCGAGTGGAAGCGGTTGGGCGGCCGGATCCGGGAACTGACGGGTGGTGAGGACGTCGACATCGTCTTCGAGCACCCGGGCCGGGAGACCTTCGGCGCCTCGGTCTACGTCACCCGCAAGGGCGGCACCATCGTCACCTGCGCCTCCACCAGCGGCTACATGCACCAGTACGACAACCGCTACCTGTGGATGTCGCTGAAGCGCATCGTCGGCTCGCACTTCGCCAACTACCGCGAGGCCTGGGAGGCCAACCGGCTGATCGCCAAGGGGAAGATCCACCCCACCCTGTCCAAGACGTACACCCTGGCCGAGACCGGCCAGGCCGCGCTGGACGTGCACCACAACAAGCACCAGGGCAAGGTCGGCGTGCTCTGCCTGGCCCCGCAGGAGGGGCTGGGCGTCCGGAACGCCGAGCTCCGCGCCAAGCACCTGCCGGCGATCAACCGATTCCGAGGTGAGTGA
- a CDS encoding TetR family transcriptional regulator yields MHGEEPQQVGAGVSGGSSGGGRRVTAQRQQMRQDLAAAAMELFANQGYEETTVDQIAAAAGVARRTFFRYFRSKEEAIFPDHDDTLVRVADLLADADPSEHPLDVVCRGIKEVLRMYAATPNVSVARYRLIRQVPTLREREIAVVARYERLFTRYLLGRFDTAGQSSGGWARGVGDDAMLAEVSAAAVVAAHNHVLRRWLRSGGRGEVEPQLDHAFEVIKRTFWGNAPASPGGLAATPTPGVARSDMGASTATLASAVESAVESAVSATPAGEVLITVARTDAPLDQVIESIRVALGAPAKL; encoded by the coding sequence ATGCATGGGGAAGAACCGCAGCAGGTGGGCGCCGGCGTCAGTGGTGGGAGCAGTGGTGGCGGCCGGAGGGTGACGGCACAGCGCCAGCAGATGCGCCAGGACCTCGCGGCGGCGGCCATGGAGCTGTTCGCCAACCAGGGCTACGAGGAGACCACGGTCGACCAGATCGCGGCGGCGGCGGGCGTGGCCCGCCGCACCTTCTTCCGCTACTTCCGCTCCAAGGAGGAGGCGATCTTCCCGGACCACGACGACACCCTGGTCCGGGTGGCCGACCTGCTCGCGGACGCGGATCCGTCCGAGCACCCGCTGGACGTGGTCTGCCGGGGGATCAAGGAGGTGCTGCGGATGTACGCGGCCACTCCGAACGTCTCGGTGGCCCGGTACCGGCTGATCCGGCAGGTGCCGACGCTGCGCGAGCGCGAGATCGCGGTGGTGGCCCGGTACGAGCGGTTGTTCACCCGGTACCTCCTGGGCCGGTTCGACACCGCCGGGCAGTCCTCGGGCGGCTGGGCGCGCGGGGTCGGCGACGACGCGATGCTGGCAGAGGTCTCGGCGGCGGCCGTGGTCGCGGCCCACAACCACGTGCTGCGCCGCTGGCTGCGCTCGGGCGGCCGGGGCGAGGTCGAGCCGCAGCTCGACCACGCCTTCGAGGTGATCAAGCGGACCTTCTGGGGCAACGCCCCGGCCAGCCCCGGCGGGCTCGCCGCCACCCCGACACCCGGGGTGGCACGCAGTGACATGGGAGCCTCCACCGCGACCCTGGCGAGTGCGGTCGAGAGCGCCGTGGAGAGCGCGGTGAGTGCCACTCCGGCCGGCGAGGTGCTGATCACGGTGGCCCGTACCGACGCCCCGCTGGACCAGGTGATCGAGAGCATCCGGGTCGCCCTGGGCGCCCCGGCCAAGCTCTGA
- a CDS encoding SRPBCC family protein: MGQVYAVTERVLEASPEQVFDALADYESTRPTIQPVQYSEYQVREGGKGAGTVVAWRLQATEKRVRECVFTVTEPTPGQLVEKDANSTMVITWTVTPAGEGRAKVVVEAAWNGASGIGGFFERKFAPKGLNRLHDETLNRLASALG, from the coding sequence ATGGGTCAGGTCTACGCGGTCACCGAGCGAGTGCTGGAGGCATCGCCGGAGCAGGTCTTCGACGCGCTGGCCGACTACGAGAGCACTCGTCCGACCATCCAGCCGGTGCAGTACAGCGAGTACCAGGTGCGCGAGGGCGGCAAGGGCGCCGGCACGGTGGTGGCCTGGCGGCTGCAGGCGACCGAGAAGCGGGTGCGGGAGTGCGTCTTCACGGTCACCGAGCCGACCCCGGGCCAGCTGGTGGAGAAGGACGCCAACTCCACCATGGTGATCACCTGGACGGTGACCCCGGCCGGTGAGGGCCGGGCCAAGGTCGTGGTCGAGGCGGCCTGGAACGGCGCGAGCGGCATCGGCGGCTTCTTCGAGCGGAAGTTCGCGCCCAAGGGCCTGAACCGGCTGCACGACGAGACCCTCAACCGGCTGGCCTCGGCGCTGGGCTGA
- a CDS encoding 3-hydroxyacyl-CoA dehydrogenase family protein yields the protein MSEPSSSIPAPFPVVAVVGLGTMGAGIAEITARSGRRVIGIERDDAAARAALRRIEESTAHSVERGRISTGERAALLANLTVTADLTAAAEARLVIEEVPEQLELKRSLFAELDRICPPETVLATGTTALSVTRIAAATQRPERVLGLHFFNPAPVMQLVEVVRTVLTGGEAAETAAEFARSLGKSPVSAGDRAGFIVNGLLFAYLNQAAAMVESRYATREDVDAAMRLGCGLPMGPLALLDLIGIDTAKTVLEAMYEQSHDRLHAPAPILGQLASAGLLGRKSGRGFYSYAAPGSAEVVPDGIRDAAARPAGRDVRSVGVCGSGTMATGIAEVFAKAGYPVTLVARSQEKADRARAALAKSLERMVGKGRLAPEDRDAALALVTASGSLEDLGEADLVLEAVAEDLAVKQELFATLDKICRPGAVLATTTSSLPVIRCATATVRPRDVVGMHFFNPAPAMRLVEVVSTVLTAPEVTATVLEVCGRIRKHAVECGDRAGFIVNALLFPYLNDAVRMVEEHYASVDDVDTAMKLGCGYPMGPFALLDVVGLDVSLTIEKVLHAEFREPGLAPAPLLEHLVAAGCLGRKTGRGFRAF from the coding sequence ATGAGCGAGCCCAGCAGCAGCATCCCCGCCCCCTTCCCCGTCGTGGCCGTCGTCGGCCTGGGCACCATGGGCGCGGGCATCGCCGAGATCACCGCCCGGAGCGGCCGCCGGGTGATCGGCATCGAACGGGACGACGCCGCCGCCCGGGCCGCGCTGCGCCGGATCGAGGAGTCCACCGCCCACTCGGTCGAACGCGGCCGGATCAGCACCGGGGAGCGCGCCGCGCTGCTCGCCAACCTGACCGTCACCGCCGACCTCACCGCCGCCGCCGAGGCGCGGCTGGTGATCGAGGAGGTGCCGGAGCAGTTGGAGCTCAAGCGCTCGCTCTTCGCCGAGCTCGACCGGATCTGCCCGCCGGAGACGGTGCTGGCGACCGGCACCACCGCGCTCTCGGTGACCCGGATCGCGGCGGCGACCCAGCGTCCGGAGCGGGTGCTGGGGCTGCACTTCTTCAACCCCGCGCCGGTGATGCAGCTGGTCGAGGTGGTGCGGACGGTGCTGACCGGCGGCGAGGCCGCGGAGACGGCGGCGGAGTTCGCCCGGAGCCTGGGCAAGTCCCCGGTCTCGGCCGGCGACCGGGCCGGGTTCATCGTCAACGGGCTGCTGTTCGCCTACCTCAACCAGGCGGCGGCGATGGTCGAGTCCCGCTACGCGACCCGCGAGGACGTGGACGCGGCGATGCGGCTGGGCTGCGGGCTGCCGATGGGGCCGCTGGCACTGCTGGACCTGATCGGGATCGACACCGCGAAGACCGTGCTGGAGGCGATGTACGAGCAGTCGCACGACCGGCTGCACGCGCCCGCGCCGATCCTGGGCCAGCTGGCCTCGGCCGGACTGCTGGGCCGGAAGAGCGGACGCGGCTTCTACAGCTACGCCGCCCCCGGCTCCGCCGAGGTGGTGCCGGACGGCATCCGGGACGCCGCCGCGCGTCCGGCCGGCCGGGACGTGCGCAGCGTCGGGGTGTGCGGCTCGGGGACGATGGCGACCGGCATCGCCGAGGTGTTCGCCAAGGCGGGCTACCCGGTGACCCTGGTGGCGCGCAGCCAGGAGAAGGCGGACCGGGCGCGGGCCGCGCTGGCGAAGTCGCTGGAGCGGATGGTCGGCAAGGGCCGGCTCGCCCCGGAGGACCGGGACGCGGCGCTGGCGCTGGTGACCGCGTCCGGCTCGCTGGAGGACCTGGGCGAGGCGGACCTGGTGCTGGAGGCCGTGGCCGAGGACCTGGCGGTGAAGCAGGAGCTGTTCGCGACCCTGGACAAGATCTGCCGTCCGGGCGCGGTGCTGGCGACGACCACCTCCAGCCTGCCGGTGATCCGCTGCGCCACCGCGACCGTCCGTCCGCGCGACGTGGTCGGGATGCACTTCTTCAACCCGGCCCCGGCGATGCGGCTGGTGGAGGTGGTCAGCACGGTGCTGACGGCCCCGGAGGTCACCGCGACCGTGCTGGAGGTCTGCGGCAGGATCCGCAAGCACGCGGTGGAGTGCGGGGACCGGGCCGGGTTCATCGTCAACGCCCTGCTCTTCCCCTATCTGAACGACGCGGTCCGGATGGTCGAGGAGCACTACGCCTCGGTGGACGACGTGGACACCGCGATGAAGCTGGGCTGCGGCTATCCGATGGGCCCGTTCGCGCTGCTGGACGTGGTCGGCCTGGACGTCTCGCTGACCATCGAGAAGGTGCTGCACGCCGAGTTCCGCGAGCCGGGACTGGCGCCGGCGCCGCTGCTGGAGCACCTGGTCGCGGCCGGCTGCCTGGGCCGCAAGACGGGCCGGGGCTTCCGTGCCTTTTGA
- a CDS encoding NUDIX hydrolase — translation MSTPGAPQPLSADELLDIVDAHDRVTGQATRGEATARRLRHRCTFILARDPDDRIFVHRRTAAKLVFPSMYDMFVGGVVGAGESYDDAAKREAEEELGVSGLTVAPLFRFLYESPQHTWWSAVYETRTPVAVRPQAEEVAWHAFLTEEELAARLPAPAAEGAAWPWVPDGLAAWHRLTLWRATPTRR, via the coding sequence ATGAGCACTCCGGGTGCCCCTCAACCGCTGAGCGCGGACGAGCTGTTGGACATTGTCGACGCGCACGACCGCGTCACCGGCCAGGCCACGCGCGGCGAGGCGACCGCCCGTCGGCTGCGGCACCGCTGCACCTTCATCCTCGCCCGCGACCCCGACGACCGGATCTTCGTCCACCGGCGGACCGCGGCGAAGCTGGTCTTCCCCTCGATGTACGACATGTTCGTCGGCGGCGTGGTCGGCGCGGGCGAGTCCTACGACGACGCCGCCAAGCGCGAGGCCGAGGAGGAGCTGGGCGTCTCCGGCCTCACCGTCGCCCCGCTCTTCCGCTTCCTCTACGAGTCCCCGCAGCACACCTGGTGGTCCGCCGTCTACGAGACGCGCACCCCGGTCGCGGTCCGGCCGCAGGCCGAGGAGGTCGCCTGGCACGCCTTCCTGACCGAGGAGGAGCTCGCCGCCCGGCTGCCGGCCCCGGCCGCCGAGGGCGCGGCCTGGCCCTGGGTGCCCGACGGCCTCGCCGCCTGGCACCGGCTCACCCTCTGGCGGGCCACCCCGACCCGGCGCTGA
- a CDS encoding acetamidase/formamidase family protein, which translates to MNDPRVLKVRPTADTYAWTFGGSAPIARIAPGTVLDLFTEDCFAGRVTSEKTLVSEVCTFPFLNPQTGPFYVDGAEPGDTLAVHFVSIEPARDWAASTTVPLFGALTSTHATASLQPPLPETVWIWQLDRERRTCLFTGRDSPIRAELPMDPMHGTVGVAPANLEVRSALVPDAHGGNLDTPEMRTGATCYLGVNVAGGLVSLGDGHARQGEGETCGVAVECAMNTVVVVELLKGVATPWPRLESDTHLISTGSARPLEDAFRIAQLDLVQWLVRDYGFSAMDAYQFLSQAVESPLANVCDTNYTAVAKVRKDWLPAPVAPVHGGLHDHLREFAATLR; encoded by the coding sequence GTGAACGACCCCCGCGTCCTCAAGGTACGACCCACCGCCGACACCTACGCCTGGACCTTCGGCGGATCCGCGCCGATCGCGCGGATCGCCCCCGGCACCGTGCTCGACCTGTTCACCGAGGACTGCTTCGCCGGACGGGTCACCTCGGAGAAGACCCTGGTCTCCGAGGTCTGCACCTTCCCCTTCCTCAACCCGCAGACCGGTCCCTTCTATGTGGACGGCGCCGAGCCGGGCGACACCCTCGCGGTCCACTTCGTCTCGATCGAGCCGGCCCGGGACTGGGCCGCGTCCACCACCGTGCCGCTGTTCGGCGCGCTCACCTCCACCCACGCCACCGCGAGCCTGCAGCCGCCGCTGCCGGAGACGGTGTGGATCTGGCAGCTCGACCGGGAGCGCCGGACCTGTCTGTTCACCGGGCGGGACAGCCCGATCCGGGCCGAGCTGCCGATGGACCCGATGCACGGCACGGTCGGGGTCGCCCCGGCCAACCTGGAGGTGCGCTCGGCGCTGGTGCCGGACGCCCACGGCGGCAACCTGGACACCCCGGAGATGCGCACCGGCGCCACCTGCTACCTCGGCGTCAACGTGGCCGGCGGGCTGGTCAGCCTCGGCGACGGGCACGCCCGCCAGGGCGAGGGCGAGACCTGCGGGGTGGCGGTGGAGTGCGCCATGAACACGGTGGTGGTCGTGGAGCTGCTGAAGGGCGTGGCCACCCCCTGGCCCCGGCTGGAGTCCGACACCCACCTGATCTCCACCGGCTCCGCCCGGCCGCTGGAGGACGCCTTCCGGATCGCCCAACTCGACCTGGTCCAGTGGCTGGTGCGGGACTACGGCTTCTCCGCCATGGACGCCTACCAGTTCCTCTCGCAGGCGGTGGAGTCCCCGCTCGCCAATGTCTGCGACACCAACTACACCGCCGTCGCCAAGGTCCGCAAGGACTGGCTGCCGGCCCCGGTGGCCCCGGTCCACGGCGGCCTGCACGACCACCTGAGGGAGTTCGCCGCCACCCTGCGATGA
- a CDS encoding class I SAM-dependent methyltransferase, producing MTTTWDASTFDAFERRGWTGLDAAYADGFARMTAHTVAPLLDAAGVGAGSRVLDVGTGPGTVAAAALARGARVTAVDASPGMAARAAAACPGAEVLTAVLPELPLPDAAFDAVVGNFVINHLGDPEAGLAELRRVLRPGGRLALTCWESSDMRATAVFGESVEAAGVPVPEDLPARGPFLAGFADRAPAFAELLDRAGLVDTGARRVKWTHRVDPDAWWASVVGGTPITGSLVARLAPADAARIKRHYDLAVAHYAEPGSTTVALPAVAVLAAGTRPNT from the coding sequence ATGACGACCACCTGGGATGCGAGCACCTTCGACGCCTTCGAGCGGCGCGGCTGGACCGGACTGGACGCGGCCTACGCCGACGGCTTCGCGCGAATGACCGCGCACACCGTCGCCCCGCTGCTGGACGCCGCCGGCGTCGGCGCCGGGAGCCGAGTGCTGGACGTCGGCACCGGCCCCGGCACGGTCGCCGCCGCCGCGCTCGCCCGCGGCGCCCGGGTGACGGCGGTGGACGCCTCGCCGGGCATGGCCGCCCGTGCGGCGGCGGCCTGCCCCGGCGCCGAGGTGCTCACCGCCGTGCTGCCCGAACTCCCGCTCCCCGACGCCGCCTTCGACGCGGTGGTGGGCAACTTCGTGATCAACCACCTGGGCGACCCGGAGGCCGGGCTGGCCGAGCTGCGCCGGGTGCTGCGCCCCGGCGGACGGCTGGCGCTCACCTGCTGGGAGAGCAGCGACATGCGGGCCACCGCGGTCTTCGGCGAGTCGGTCGAGGCGGCCGGGGTCCCCGTTCCCGAGGACCTGCCCGCGCGCGGGCCGTTCCTGGCCGGGTTCGCCGACCGGGCCCCGGCCTTCGCCGAACTGCTGGACCGGGCCGGGCTGGTGGACACCGGCGCCCGGCGCGTCAAGTGGACCCACCGGGTCGATCCGGACGCCTGGTGGGCCTCGGTGGTGGGCGGCACCCCGATCACCGGCTCGCTGGTCGCCCGGCTGGCCCCGGCGGACGCCGCCAGGATCAAGCGCCACTACGACCTCGCGGTGGCGCACTACGCGGAGCCGGGGAGTACTACGGTGGCGCTCCCCGCCGTCGCCGTCCTCGCGGCCGGAACGCGGCCGAACACATGA